One Paenarthrobacter aurescens TC1 DNA window includes the following coding sequences:
- a CDS encoding hypothetical protein (identified by Glimmer2; putative): MKPITPPNPHTKTTKTPNPTTAVEHPTNPRDVRERRLQTRGM, translated from the coding sequence GTGAAGCCCATCACACCACCCAACCCCCACACCAAGACCACCAAAACCCCAAACCCAACCACCGCCGTCGAACACCCCACCAACCCGAGGGATGTGAGAGAGCGACGGCTCCAAACCCGAGGGATGTGA